In Mycoplasma sp. OR1901, the following are encoded in one genomic region:
- a CDS encoding DEAD/DEAH box helicase family protein encodes MKLTNTQDRAVSQLLKHFNNSYSLNQSKIVEFKAPTGSGKTFMIANFIDQAITINKQRDNKPIIFVVMTLSNAELPKQMEDNFNEYKYYLENRNNLIFERKESPSNSKNNVKDADYTFKVETNKVFILGASSFGANRIYTEQGILDKFISEISNNYFVAFIRDEAHIGTSESGIKGRDKKAAENFYEKMSKAANFQINMTATPKGIYEQVKISEKELKEDDIKLLKINGHLNEGLSETNSEQLSDLELLDVACTKFKEIKQKYITEDGLIDNINPAMLIQVNDKKANDKDFDEKIDNIIKTLKKHNLTWAKYFSSEKIDSNMRGNISLKNISKSSSDIDVIIFKVGPATGWNIPRACMLVQLRNVSSDSLSIQTIGRIKRNPNPAYKFDDNSTAYNYWVYSNIENIDKIGKDREFSSYKLNEESLNDKFYYGEINKEVEKIKVDLSDGIIELIKNNKNQLLSNYDYYLNYYKEKGFLPYKEEKIIDKETNQELQYINRKINNIIELSQFINEFSTKTSNILDKKDLRAIDQYFIDNYKDHINSLLWYSFIKFIYPKVKKYVLDQRKKQINELNIREFKLMYDKQLPSDINFEITDEDFKIEFEEQKINYQYELISLLNNKSKQRLHYYDSNNEKSFINSIVNLFKDDLKNNNYKNISLFRNPVQNGIFYEYYDEDNNIKRQFPDFVLVYKTNKIEHQINVEIKDYNNDYDEIKTNKIIDSYHGYYEDKNNNLMQIVTSLLIQVDKSNVGSNKFIIAGGGSTNDTIKKIIKENIETNQIISWIYNLAKEI; translated from the coding sequence ATGAAATTAACTAATACCCAAGATAGAGCGGTTTCTCAACTCTTAAAACATTTTAATAACTCATATAGTCTTAATCAATCTAAAATAGTTGAATTTAAAGCACCAACAGGTTCAGGTAAAACTTTTATGATTGCTAACTTTATTGATCAAGCTATTACAATTAATAAACAAAGAGATAATAAGCCTATTATTTTTGTTGTTATGACTCTTTCTAACGCTGAATTACCTAAACAAATGGAAGATAATTTTAATGAATATAAATATTATTTAGAAAATAGAAACAATCTTATTTTTGAAAGAAAAGAATCTCCATCAAATAGTAAAAATAATGTTAAAGATGCTGATTATACATTCAAAGTTGAAACTAATAAAGTATTTATTTTAGGAGCTTCTTCATTCGGTGCTAACAGAATATATACCGAACAAGGTATTTTAGATAAATTCATTTCAGAGATCTCAAACAATTACTTTGTTGCTTTTATTCGTGATGAGGCACATATCGGAACAAGTGAATCAGGAATTAAAGGTAGAGATAAGAAAGCAGCAGAAAACTTTTACGAAAAAATGAGTAAAGCGGCTAATTTTCAAATTAATATGACCGCTACACCAAAAGGTATTTATGAACAAGTTAAGATTAGTGAAAAAGAACTAAAAGAAGATGATATTAAATTACTTAAAATCAATGGTCATTTAAATGAAGGATTATCTGAAACTAATAGCGAACAACTTAGTGATTTAGAATTATTAGATGTTGCATGTACTAAATTTAAAGAAATTAAACAAAAGTATATAACCGAAGATGGGTTAATAGATAATATTAATCCTGCTATGTTAATTCAAGTAAACGATAAAAAAGCTAATGATAAAGATTTTGATGAAAAGATCGATAATATAATCAAAACATTAAAGAAACATAATTTAACATGAGCTAAATACTTTTCTTCTGAAAAAATAGATTCAAACATGCGTGGTAATATTTCTTTAAAAAATATTTCTAAAAGCAGTTCTGATATTGATGTAATAATCTTTAAAGTTGGACCTGCAACTGGTTGAAACATACCACGTGCTTGTATGTTGGTTCAATTAAGAAATGTATCTTCTGATAGTTTAAGCATCCAAACCATTGGACGTATCAAACGTAACCCAAATCCAGCTTATAAATTTGATGATAATTCAACAGCATATAACTATTGAGTATATTCAAATATTGAAAATATCGACAAAATAGGTAAAGATAGAGAATTCAGTTCATATAAATTAAATGAAGAAAGTTTAAATGATAAGTTTTACTATGGTGAAATCAATAAAGAAGTTGAAAAAATAAAGGTCGATCTAAGTGATGGGATTATTGAACTAATTAAAAACAATAAAAATCAATTATTATCAAATTATGATTATTATTTAAACTACTATAAAGAAAAAGGATTTTTACCTTATAAAGAAGAAAAAATAATAGATAAAGAAACTAACCAAGAATTACAATATATTAATAGAAAAATTAATAATATTATTGAATTAAGTCAATTTATAAATGAATTTAGCACAAAAACATCTAATATTCTTGATAAAAAAGATTTGAGAGCAATAGATCAATACTTTATTGATAATTATAAAGATCACATCAATTCACTACTTTGATATTCATTTATTAAGTTTATATACCCTAAGGTAAAAAAATATGTCTTAGATCAAAGAAAAAAACAAATTAACGAACTTAATATCCGTGAATTTAAACTCATGTATGATAAACAGTTACCTTCTGATATTAATTTTGAAATAACTGATGAAGATTTCAAAATTGAGTTTGAAGAGCAGAAAATAAATTATCAATATGAATTGATATCATTGTTAAATAATAAATCTAAACAAAGGTTGCACTATTATGATTCGAATAACGAAAAAAGTTTTATTAATAGTATTGTTAATCTTTTTAAAGACGACTTGAAAAATAATAATTATAAAAATATATCTCTATTTAGAAACCCAGTACAAAATGGAATCTTTTATGAATATTATGATGAAGATAATAATATCAAACGTCAATTTCCTGACTTTGTTTTAGTTTATAAAACAAATAAAATCGAACATCAAATAAATGTTGAAATTAAAGACTATAACAATGATTATGATGAGATAAAAACAAATAAAATAATTGATTCATATCATGGTTATTATGAAGATAAAAATAATAATTTAATGCAAATTGTTACTTCGCTATTAATTCAAGTTGATAAATCAAATGTCGGATCTAATAAATTTATTATTGCAGGCGGCGGAAGCACAAATGATACAATAAAGAAAATTATTAAAGAAAACATCGAAACTAACCAAATAATAAGTTGAATATATAATTTAGCAAAAGAGATTTAG
- the alaS gene encoding alanine--tRNA ligase has translation MNSKLIREKWLKFFESKGHFIQPSKSLVPQNDPSLLWVNSGVATLKDYFSGKKIPPSKRIVNSQKSIRTNDIENVGVTARHHTFFEMLGNFSIGDYFKKEAIEFAAEFLTKELNLDKEKLYFTYYFEDLETKELWMQQGFDESHMIPGNKDTNFWEVGSGPCGPNTEIFYDRGEKYDSRGIQLLKEDMENDRYIEIWNIVFSTFNSDGNGNYTELKQKNIDTGAGLERIVSILQDAPTNFDTDLFLPIINKIEEYTSYKYVIENYFTKDPVQTEINTNFKIIADHMRTVVNALADGAKPSNTGRGYILRRLIRRSSYKAISLGINDLFLYKLVKVVKDSLPFEYETKKIEQMIKQEEITFLKTIDNGKKLLEKYIDENVKTFPGDIAFKLFETYGFPIELTKEILEQKNISIEMDSFEEARVKHSEASKTSKVSGMDKVINSLTIIKSKIDKFIGYTNLESESKILHLLNTENEIESSDDISYVILDETPFYATSGGQKHDRGYIQQGANKILILDVFKDKFGNHIHKVEGTINRNLPVHCYVDPVIRLGLERNHSGTHLLFRALREVLGNQIKQLGSDNNEDRLTFDLPADTKPTEEQIEKIEELVRSFIAQKANREYLNMSTEQAKQMGAIMTLEEGEYMDPNFVRIVEFENITADLCGGTHLSNTEKLENFKITNVEKKAAGVYRIRAISSNLLVDEFLEEQKNQLIVEVDNLIERNAKLEPSYQFDLDIPESHEEAIRYLKNISNLIRNDYVAIMKKQENEFSFDYDNVEKEMVDNKELIYLDNLDRKTIKNVATTLREKNTNSLIVATSEGTTPMLVVSSKKYDSKFVASQIFEQFNGKGGGNSILTMGKIDHKDNLKSFIIESLKWEN, from the coding sequence ATGAATTCAAAATTAATTAGAGAAAAATGACTTAAGTTTTTTGAATCAAAAGGTCATTTTATTCAACCTTCAAAAAGTTTAGTTCCACAAAATGATCCATCACTATTATGAGTTAATAGTGGTGTTGCTACTTTAAAAGACTATTTTTCAGGTAAAAAAATACCACCTTCAAAAAGAATTGTTAACTCACAAAAATCAATTCGTACAAACGATATTGAAAATGTTGGTGTAACAGCAAGACACCACACATTCTTTGAAATGTTGGGTAACTTTTCAATTGGTGATTACTTTAAAAAAGAAGCAATTGAATTTGCTGCTGAATTTTTAACTAAAGAATTAAACCTTGATAAAGAAAAATTATACTTTACATACTACTTTGAAGATTTAGAAACTAAAGAATTGTGAATGCAACAAGGTTTTGACGAATCACATATGATACCAGGTAATAAAGATACCAATTTCTGAGAAGTTGGATCTGGACCTTGTGGACCTAACACAGAAATTTTCTATGATCGTGGTGAAAAATATGATTCAAGAGGTATTCAATTACTTAAAGAAGATATGGAAAATGATAGATATATCGAAATTTGAAATATAGTGTTTTCTACATTTAATTCAGATGGAAATGGAAATTACACCGAATTAAAACAAAAAAACATCGATACTGGTGCTGGTTTAGAACGTATTGTTTCAATATTACAAGATGCTCCAACTAATTTTGATACCGATTTATTTTTACCAATAATCAATAAAATTGAAGAGTACACATCTTATAAATATGTAATTGAAAATTACTTTACTAAAGATCCGGTTCAAACTGAAATTAATACTAACTTCAAAATAATTGCAGATCACATGAGAACGGTTGTTAACGCACTTGCTGATGGTGCCAAACCTTCAAATACTGGTCGTGGTTACATTCTTAGAAGATTAATTAGACGTAGTTCGTATAAGGCAATTTCACTTGGTATTAACGATTTATTCTTGTATAAATTAGTTAAAGTTGTTAAAGATTCTTTACCTTTTGAATATGAGACAAAGAAAATTGAACAAATGATTAAACAAGAAGAAATTACTTTCTTAAAAACTATTGATAATGGTAAAAAACTTTTAGAAAAATATATTGACGAAAATGTAAAAACATTTCCTGGAGATATTGCTTTCAAATTATTCGAAACATATGGTTTTCCAATTGAGTTAACTAAAGAAATACTCGAACAAAAAAACATATCAATCGAAATGGATTCATTTGAAGAAGCAAGAGTTAAACACTCAGAAGCAAGTAAAACTTCAAAAGTTTCAGGTATGGATAAAGTTATCAATTCACTAACAATTATTAAATCTAAAATTGACAAGTTTATTGGTTACACTAATTTAGAATCAGAAAGTAAGATATTACACTTATTAAATACCGAAAATGAAATTGAATCTTCTGATGATATTAGTTATGTAATTCTTGATGAAACTCCATTCTACGCAACAAGTGGTGGTCAAAAACACGATAGAGGTTACATTCAACAAGGAGCCAATAAAATCTTAATTTTAGACGTATTTAAAGATAAATTTGGTAACCATATTCATAAAGTGGAAGGAACTATTAATAGAAACCTACCAGTGCATTGTTATGTTGACCCAGTTATTAGACTTGGTCTAGAAAGAAACCACTCAGGAACACACTTATTATTCCGTGCTTTAAGAGAAGTTCTAGGTAATCAAATTAAACAGTTAGGAAGTGATAATAACGAAGATAGATTGACTTTCGACTTACCTGCTGATACTAAACCAACTGAAGAACAAATCGAAAAAATTGAAGAATTAGTTCGTAGTTTTATAGCACAAAAAGCAAATCGTGAATATTTAAATATGTCAACTGAACAAGCTAAACAAATGGGTGCAATTATGACCTTAGAAGAAGGTGAATATATGGATCCTAACTTTGTTAGAATTGTTGAATTTGAAAATATTACAGCTGATTTATGTGGTGGAACTCACTTATCTAATACAGAAAAACTTGAAAACTTTAAAATAACTAACGTTGAGAAAAAAGCTGCAGGAGTTTATAGAATTAGAGCCATTTCATCTAATTTACTTGTTGATGAATTTTTAGAAGAACAAAAAAATCAATTAATAGTTGAGGTTGATAATTTAATAGAACGTAACGCTAAATTAGAACCATCATATCAATTTGATCTTGATATACCTGAATCACACGAAGAAGCTATTAGATATTTAAAAAACATAAGTAATTTAATACGTAATGATTATGTAGCTATAATGAAAAAACAAGAAAATGAGTTTAGTTTTGACTATGATAATGTCGAAAAAGAAATGGTCGATAATAAAGAATTAATTTATTTAGATAACTTAGACAGAAAAACAATTAAAAATGTAGCAACTACATTAAGAGAAAAGAATACAAATTCTTTAATTGTTGCCACTTCAGAAGGAACAACTCCTATGTTAGTTGTTTCATCTAAAAAATACGATTCAAAATTTGTTGCATCACAAATTTTTGAACAATTTAATGGTAAAGGTGGCGGAAATTCTATTTTAACTATGGGAAAAATAGATCACAAAGATAACCTAAAAAGCTTTATTATTGAAAGTTTAAAATGAGAAAATTAG
- a CDS encoding aspartate--ammonia ligase yields the protein MYKSKLNIRETQSAIQDLKAHFQEDLKKELNLTRATAPLFVSRESGLNDGLSGEAPVKFLPKDSTTELQIVHSLAKWKRQALFDYHFETYEGLYTDMNAIRREEELDDTHSYYVDQWDWEKIITVEDRNVDFLKSIVNKIYNCVKETKNYINEKYNLQEVFANEVFFISSQELENMFPNLNPEQRENELAKEKGTIFIYQIGWPMESGMIQSKRAFDYDDWKLNGDLIIYAPWKNKAIELSSMGIRVDKDSIIAQSKMSEEEVKSISEFHKGIVENTLPLTIGGGIGQSRLSMLMLEKQHIGEVQSSYWPKEMKEELKKDNIHLL from the coding sequence ATGTATAAATCAAAATTAAACATAAGAGAAACCCAAAGTGCTATCCAGGATCTGAAAGCACACTTCCAAGAAGATCTTAAAAAAGAATTAAATTTAACAAGAGCAACCGCTCCATTATTTGTTTCTAGAGAATCAGGATTAAATGACGGGTTAAGCGGCGAAGCACCAGTTAAATTTTTACCAAAAGATTCAACAACAGAATTACAAATAGTTCACTCACTTGCAAAATGAAAAAGACAAGCTTTATTTGACTATCATTTTGAAACATATGAAGGTTTATATACCGATATGAACGCAATTAGACGTGAAGAAGAATTAGATGATACTCATTCATATTATGTTGACCAGTGAGACTGAGAAAAAATAATTACTGTAGAAGATAGAAATGTTGATTTCTTAAAAAGCATTGTTAATAAAATTTATAACTGTGTAAAAGAAACTAAGAATTATATTAATGAAAAATATAATTTGCAAGAAGTATTTGCAAATGAAGTATTTTTCATTAGTTCACAAGAACTTGAAAATATGTTTCCTAATTTAAATCCAGAACAAAGAGAAAATGAATTAGCCAAAGAAAAAGGTACTATTTTTATTTACCAAATTGGTTGACCTATGGAGTCTGGGATGATTCAATCTAAAAGAGCATTTGACTATGATGATTGAAAATTAAACGGAGATTTAATAATTTATGCTCCTTGAAAAAATAAAGCCATAGAATTATCATCTATGGGTATACGTGTGGATAAAGATTCAATAATAGCTCAGTCAAAAATGAGCGAAGAAGAAGTTAAGTCGATTTCAGAGTTCCACAAAGGAATAGTAGAAAATACATTACCGCTTACAATTGGTGGAGGAATTGGTCAAAGTAGACTAAGTATGTTAATGCTTGAAAAACAACATATTGGTGAAGTACAGTCATCATACTGACCAAAAGAAATGAAAGAAGAATTGAAAAAAGACAACATTCATTTATTATAA
- the pip gene encoding prolyl aminopeptidase: protein MKIEINKSYFLEVSKLHKIHYKIYGNLEGKPVFVIHGGPGGGSHYKLLELFDQKKFMIVFMDQRGCGLSTPFLELSENNTHELVEDIEKLRNHLKLDKIMLFGGSWGTTLSLMYALKYTNNVSEILLRAVFLGRQEDVDYLYEENGASVFYPDLYEEYKNSVINYPGKNNLERYYYALKNETDTDKLNKVATTFSNWESTLVSIKNFTPQINLTQEQINDNKAIALMETHYFINKSFLESDNYILENAYKLSSIPTFIVHGRQDVDCRPIGTYLLHKEIKNSKLYLMDSASHSTSEPPIWNQIIEILKNI, encoded by the coding sequence ATGAAAATCGAAATAAATAAATCTTACTTTTTAGAAGTGTCTAAATTACACAAAATTCATTATAAAATATATGGAAACTTAGAAGGCAAACCCGTTTTTGTAATACATGGTGGACCTGGTGGTGGTAGTCATTATAAACTTTTAGAATTATTTGATCAAAAGAAATTTATGATTGTTTTTATGGATCAACGTGGTTGCGGATTAAGTACACCTTTTTTAGAATTAAGTGAAAATAATACACATGAATTAGTAGAAGATATAGAAAAATTAAGAAACCACTTAAAATTAGATAAAATAATGCTATTTGGTGGTAGTTGAGGAACTACTTTAAGTTTAATGTATGCACTCAAATACACAAATAATGTTAGTGAAATATTATTAAGGGCAGTCTTTTTAGGACGTCAAGAAGATGTTGATTATCTATATGAAGAAAATGGTGCAAGTGTGTTTTATCCTGATTTATATGAGGAATATAAAAACAGTGTAATAAATTATCCTGGTAAAAATAATTTAGAAAGATATTATTACGCATTAAAAAATGAAACTGATACTGATAAACTTAATAAAGTTGCAACTACTTTTTCAAACTGAGAAAGCACCCTTGTTTCTATTAAAAATTTTACACCACAGATAAATTTAACACAAGAACAAATAAACGATAATAAAGCAATCGCTTTAATGGAAACTCATTACTTTATTAATAAGAGTTTTCTTGAAAGTGATAACTACATTTTAGAAAATGCATATAAACTATCTTCAATACCAACTTTCATAGTGCATGGTCGCCAAGATGTTGATTGTAGACCTATTGGTACATATTTATTACACAAAGAAATTAAAAATTCAAAGTTATATTTAATGGATTCAGCTAGTCACTCAACTAGTGAACCTCCAATATGAAATCAAATAATTGAAATTTTAAAAAATATCTAG
- the ruvX gene encoding Holliday junction resolvase RuvX, translated as MRKLGLDLGTKSCGFAITDESEIISSSVENFMFEENNFNLVIERIKYYLSIYKIDGFVLGYPLKISGDKSDRTLMVENFKVQLEQNFDIPVMLVNEQYSTKRAKEILKQGGLNTTKSKKYKDSLAAQIILNDYLDYYKHKWGK; from the coding sequence ATGAGAAAATTAGGGCTTGACTTAGGAACAAAATCGTGTGGTTTTGCCATTACAGATGAAAGTGAAATAATTTCTTCATCTGTTGAAAACTTTATGTTTGAAGAAAATAATTTTAATTTAGTAATAGAAAGAATAAAATACTACTTATCTATCTATAAAATAGATGGATTTGTATTAGGTTACCCTTTAAAAATAAGCGGTGACAAAAGCGATAGAACTTTAATGGTTGAAAACTTTAAAGTTCAATTAGAACAAAATTTTGATATACCTGTAATGTTAGTTAATGAACAATATTCTACAAAAAGAGCTAAAGAAATATTGAAACAAGGTGGATTAAATACAACTAAAAGTAAAAAATATAAAGATAGTTTAGCTGCTCAAATTATATTAAACGATTACTTAGATTATTACAAACATAAGTGAGGTAAATAA
- a CDS encoding BC85_0335 family putative methyltransferase has translation MKWTPTNIGLAISAIVVFVIGILVYIGINIWAKKVRNNFINKSRQETLIKIESMRNDIGTLPFELKEKIKSKTDDLDIEGIINTIYINKYQDILVISENDIFPNIAINEKTQAKNYYLMNDFDFEKFTELRDSNHEDITKPLFLYNNELLDLVAVFKSNININDLYKDYFNKLNKDGMLVINLKKTKKSDLNVLVNELKSKNIKYEVSYITNKYLFIVK, from the coding sequence ATGAAGTGAACACCTACTAATATTGGTTTAGCAATCTCTGCTATAGTTGTATTTGTAATTGGTATATTGGTTTATATTGGTATAAATATTTGAGCTAAAAAAGTAAGAAATAACTTTATAAACAAGTCTAGACAAGAAACTTTAATTAAAATCGAAAGTATGAGAAATGATATTGGAACTCTACCTTTTGAGTTAAAAGAAAAAATAAAGTCAAAAACTGATGATCTAGATATTGAAGGTATTATAAATACAATTTACATTAACAAATATCAAGATATTTTAGTTATTTCTGAAAATGATATTTTCCCTAATATAGCCATAAACGAAAAAACTCAAGCTAAAAACTATTACTTAATGAATGATTTTGACTTTGAAAAATTCACAGAATTAAGAGATAGTAATCACGAAGATATAACAAAACCGTTATTTCTTTATAATAATGAATTACTTGATTTGGTAGCCGTTTTTAAATCGAATATCAATATCAATGATTTATATAAAGACTATTTTAATAAGTTGAATAAAGACGGAATGTTAGTAATTAACTTAAAGAAAACTAAAAAATCTGATCTTAATGTTTTGGTCAATGAATTAAAAAGTAAAAACATAAAATATGAAGTTTCTTATATAACTAATAAATATCTTTTTATTGTTAAATAA
- the hpt gene encoding hypoxanthine phosphoribosyltransferase, with translation MKKHPKIKEILFDEKFVNEKIKEVAKWVNETYKDSEDLIIVALLKGSVPFLAELIKHVEVDHEIDFITASSYNGHHASSGSVKIIMDLAQDIKGKDVLIVEDIIDSGITLDKIKKILMNREPNSFRIATLMDKPQNRKVNLEADCFGFSVPNEFLVGFGLDYQEKFRNLPYIGILDEKYIK, from the coding sequence ATGAAAAAACACCCAAAAATAAAAGAGATATTATTCGATGAAAAATTCGTAAATGAAAAAATAAAAGAAGTTGCAAAATGAGTTAATGAAACATATAAAGATAGTGAAGATTTAATTATAGTTGCATTATTAAAAGGTTCAGTACCATTTCTAGCAGAATTAATTAAACATGTTGAAGTGGATCATGAAATTGACTTTATAACTGCAAGTAGTTATAATGGTCACCACGCTTCAAGTGGAAGTGTTAAAATTATTATGGATTTAGCACAAGATATTAAAGGTAAAGATGTCCTAATAGTTGAAGATATTATCGATAGTGGTATTACACTTGATAAAATTAAAAAAATATTAATGAATCGTGAACCAAATTCATTTAGAATAGCAACTTTAATGGATAAACCACAAAATCGTAAAGTTAATTTGGAAGCAGATTGCTTTGGATTTAGTGTTCCAAACGAATTTTTGGTAGGTTTTGGACTTGATTATCAAGAGAAATTTAGAAATCTACCTTACATCGGAATATTAGATGAAAAATATATAAAATAA
- a CDS encoding nicotinamide mononucleotide transporter family protein, with the protein MYTSVIKRIIVAIIIIFLGFNTLYSFDYKSWIWEFGSVWQKVIGVSVSLSALLGVLSVIAFSNHKKIGYPLGIVNALLFSLFAFSFKIPLDAFINLFIYIPILIFTYFKTTRIIKNNKNFEFFRSNIYSTSFFVFLTILMTVLFYYVTPLLHEKILILLNQFDKTQIYGSNFNYYQAAIILNSLINALSIIALSMMLLGFRDSWPVWIFKNILSFIFFGGVGFLNWTTMIINIIYMLFSIYFYLVTTNKQNVKIAFISTSASGKEVLIDKLNPYFNYNKFTKFEDFNANSEEYVDYINDLKTNGYKFQRGIFKRRLKQIKKMQFNAINVMDGHMIEDFIYPEVNIKLNNFSNKEKWYWKFWKMKYIISLALQEKLDYVFVITKDFKTTNVNRLYGVENASSKLEKNRWSAEINNTHFFKEVDSLYLKDNNLSPYLSHLVKKYSKNVVHIHNTNADVASGIVINKIDALINKKTSSNIRKILTNLKKVLKFK; encoded by the coding sequence ATGTATACAAGTGTAATTAAAAGAATAATTGTAGCAATAATTATAATATTTTTAGGATTTAACACCCTATATTCATTTGATTATAAATCATGAATATGAGAGTTTGGTAGTGTATGACAAAAGGTGATCGGGGTTAGCGTTTCACTTTCCGCATTGCTAGGTGTTTTATCAGTTATTGCTTTTTCTAACCATAAAAAAATAGGGTATCCATTAGGTATTGTAAACGCATTATTATTTTCGTTATTTGCGTTTTCTTTCAAAATACCTTTAGATGCCTTTATCAACTTATTTATCTATATACCAATATTAATTTTTACTTATTTTAAAACAACGAGAATTATCAAGAATAATAAAAACTTTGAATTTTTTAGATCCAATATTTATTCAACCAGTTTCTTTGTTTTCTTAACAATTTTGATGACTGTATTGTTCTATTATGTAACTCCATTGTTACATGAAAAAATATTAATTTTATTAAATCAATTTGATAAGACTCAAATATATGGATCAAACTTTAATTATTATCAAGCAGCGATAATATTAAATTCTCTAATTAATGCATTATCAATAATTGCATTAAGTATGATGCTTTTAGGATTTAGAGACTCATGACCAGTTTGAATTTTTAAAAACATACTTTCTTTCATCTTTTTTGGAGGAGTAGGATTTTTAAATTGAACAACTATGATAATTAATATTATTTATATGTTGTTCTCAATTTATTTCTACTTAGTAACAACTAATAAACAAAATGTTAAAATTGCATTTATTAGCACAAGTGCAAGTGGTAAAGAAGTACTTATAGATAAGTTAAATCCTTATTTTAACTACAATAAATTTACTAAATTTGAAGATTTTAATGCGAATTCTGAAGAATATGTAGACTATATAAATGACTTAAAAACTAATGGTTATAAATTCCAAAGAGGAATATTCAAAAGAAGATTAAAACAAATTAAGAAAATGCAATTTAATGCAATTAATGTGATGGACGGTCACATGATAGAAGACTTTATTTATCCGGAAGTTAACATTAAATTAAATAATTTTTCTAATAAAGAAAAATGATATTGAAAATTCTGAAAAATGAAATATATAATTTCTCTTGCGTTACAAGAAAAATTAGACTATGTTTTTGTTATAACAAAAGACTTTAAAACAACAAACGTTAATCGCTTGTATGGTGTTGAAAACGCATCAAGCAAACTGGAAAAAAATAGATGAAGCGCAGAAATTAATAATACCCACTTTTTCAAAGAGGTTGATAGCCTATATTTAAAAGATAATAATTTATCTCCTTATTTATCACATCTAGTTAAAAAATATTCTAAGAATGTAGTTCATATACATAACACAAATGCAGATGTTGCTTCTGGAATCGTAATTAATAAAATAGATGCTTTAATAAACAAAAAAACTTCATCTAACATTAGAAAAATTCTTACTAATTTAAAGAAAGTACTTAAATTTAAGTAA
- the greA gene encoding transcription elongation factor GreA: protein MNDDKNLIYLSIEKYNEYKKEYEQLINIERKSVQEALKEARAQGDLSENAEYDAARERQGIVEARISELENILDNAKIIESNSDKQDNRIGINSEVTFLILDKNETKTVMITGSHDADPFQNKISTFSPLAVAMLNHEIGDEVEVEGIKKFTIKIIDVKHL from the coding sequence ATGAATGATGACAAAAATTTAATTTACTTATCAATTGAGAAGTATAATGAATATAAAAAAGAATACGAACAATTAATTAATATTGAACGTAAATCTGTACAAGAGGCCTTAAAAGAAGCTCGTGCTCAAGGTGACTTATCCGAAAATGCTGAGTATGATGCAGCTAGAGAAAGACAAGGTATTGTTGAAGCTCGTATTTCAGAATTAGAAAATATTTTAGATAATGCAAAAATTATTGAATCTAATTCAGATAAGCAAGATAATAGAATCGGAATAAACTCAGAAGTTACATTTTTAATTCTTGACAAAAATGAAACCAAAACAGTTATGATTACTGGTTCACACGATGCAGACCCATTCCAAAACAAAATTTCAACATTTAGCCCATTAGCTGTGGCTATGTTGAACCACGAAATTGGTGATGAAGTTGAAGTTGAAGGTATTAAGAAATTTACAATTAAAATTATAGATGTTAAACACTTATAA